The following coding sequences lie in one Novipirellula aureliae genomic window:
- a CDS encoding FAD-dependent oxidoreductase produces the protein MKRFATFLITLVFLTPRCHAADSTEPLQADVVIYGGTSAAITAAVQLAQMDRSVIIACPEKHLGGMSASGLGFTDVGDKSVIGGLSREFYHRVYLHYQDEFAWKWQPREEYGNEGQGTTAIDDRMQTMWTFEPHVAEQIFETFISENSIAVLRGEWLDRENGVVVAGGKIQSIAMLSGKVFEAEVFMDATYEGDLMAAAGVTYTTGREANSVYGETWNGVQCGKFHHSHNFQQLNISPYVIPGDPTSGVLPRISTEPSGENGSGDKRIQAYNYRLCTTNAEGNIVPFEKPENYDPAQYELLRRVFRGGRYSMFGGGKIPNNKRDVNNVGPFSSDNIGMNYDYPEASYEERKAILDEHINYHKGLLYFWGHDESVPERFRKSIRKWGHAKDEFVDNDHWPYQIYVREARRMVGDFVMTENEILGRNKVDKPIGMGSYTMDSHNVQRYITPEGFVQNEGDLGVDADQPYQIHLGTILPKEEECKNLLVLTAVSSSHIAFGSIRMEPVFMILGQSAATIAGMAIEKDIDIHELEYSELKTKLRADGQILDISDR, from the coding sequence ATGAAACGCTTTGCGACTTTTTTGATCACCCTCGTATTTCTCACACCTCGTTGCCACGCTGCAGATTCAACTGAGCCACTCCAGGCCGATGTGGTCATTTATGGCGGGACATCAGCCGCGATTACGGCCGCGGTGCAGCTTGCTCAAATGGATAGGTCGGTGATCATTGCCTGCCCTGAAAAGCACCTTGGTGGAATGTCGGCAAGCGGTCTTGGGTTCACCGATGTAGGGGACAAGAGTGTCATTGGTGGATTATCCAGGGAGTTTTATCACCGAGTCTATCTACATTATCAGGATGAATTTGCCTGGAAGTGGCAGCCCAGAGAGGAATATGGCAACGAAGGTCAGGGCACGACAGCCATCGACGACCGCATGCAAACCATGTGGACTTTTGAACCTCATGTCGCCGAGCAGATTTTCGAGACCTTCATTTCAGAAAATAGTATTGCCGTGCTACGTGGTGAGTGGCTGGATCGAGAAAATGGCGTGGTGGTCGCTGGAGGCAAGATTCAATCAATCGCCATGCTGAGTGGGAAGGTGTTTGAAGCGGAGGTCTTTATGGACGCCACCTATGAAGGCGACCTGATGGCTGCCGCTGGCGTCACCTACACGACAGGCCGGGAAGCCAACAGTGTTTATGGCGAGACATGGAACGGCGTTCAGTGCGGCAAGTTTCACCACAGCCATAATTTCCAGCAACTTAACATTAGCCCTTATGTCATTCCGGGCGACCCAACAAGTGGTGTGTTGCCGCGTATTTCCACCGAACCTTCCGGCGAGAATGGTTCTGGCGACAAACGCATCCAAGCCTACAACTACAGACTATGCACGACCAACGCGGAAGGAAATATCGTGCCTTTTGAGAAGCCTGAGAACTACGACCCTGCGCAATATGAGTTGCTAAGACGTGTTTTCAGAGGCGGCAGATACTCCATGTTTGGTGGTGGAAAGATCCCCAACAACAAGAGAGATGTCAATAATGTCGGCCCTTTCAGCTCCGACAACATTGGCATGAATTACGACTACCCGGAAGCCTCTTACGAAGAGCGGAAGGCAATTCTAGATGAGCATATCAACTACCATAAAGGCTTGCTGTATTTCTGGGGCCACGACGAAAGCGTGCCCGAGAGATTCAGGAAGAGCATTAGGAAATGGGGGCATGCAAAGGACGAATTTGTAGATAACGATCATTGGCCTTACCAGATCTATGTGCGTGAGGCACGACGCATGGTTGGCGATTTCGTCATGACCGAAAACGAAATCCTAGGCCGAAACAAAGTTGACAAACCCATCGGAATGGGTTCGTACACCATGGATTCGCACAATGTTCAGCGCTACATCACCCCGGAAGGATTCGTGCAGAACGAGGGCGACCTGGGGGTCGACGCCGACCAGCCCTACCAGATTCACCTGGGAACGATCCTACCTAAAGAAGAAGAGTGTAAGAATCTACTGGTGCTCACAGCCGTCTCCAGCTCCCACATTGCTTTTGGGTCCATCCGAATGGAGCCCGTCTTCATGATTCTTGGTCAGAGCGCAGCAACTATCGCAGGCATGGCTATCGAGAAAGACATCGACATCCATGAGTTGGAATACAGCGAGCTAAAAACGAAGCTGCGTGCCGACGGACAGATCCTGGATATTTCTGACCGATAG
- a CDS encoding transposase — MVRLARSEVFDPHEVVIAHLYNRTCRRCFLMGNDQVSGKNFDHRKIWIEKYLQQFAEFFSLDLLAFSILDNHIHLILRSRPDLVATWSDREVARRWLMLCPHRRKSDGSPLPPSEPELKSIAGCPIKCQEIRERLSSFSWWMRLLCQRVAMRANREEQESGRFFQDRYRATRLTDEASLLACAAYVDLNLIRAAMAETLEQSEHTSVQKRIKAMKSESPSEDKPDAFLAPLSIDEQLDPVGPCASDSGKRCSDKGFLPISLVDYLKLLDWTARQVAPGKRGVTPSAAPPILVRLGLEQATWCELVKDFGKLFCSIAGRPESVDSMRCHRTHRRYHLRRRARELLTLPD; from the coding sequence ATGGTTCGGTTGGCACGTAGCGAAGTGTTTGATCCGCATGAGGTCGTTATCGCCCATCTGTACAATCGGACCTGCCGACGCTGTTTCCTGATGGGAAATGACCAAGTGTCCGGCAAAAACTTCGACCACCGGAAAATCTGGATCGAAAAATATCTGCAACAGTTTGCGGAATTTTTTTCTTTAGATTTGCTAGCTTTTTCAATACTAGACAACCACATCCACTTGATCCTAAGATCGCGGCCCGATTTGGTGGCGACCTGGAGCGACAGGGAGGTGGCTCGGCGCTGGCTGATGCTCTGTCCACACCGCCGCAAATCCGACGGGTCGCCTTTGCCGCCAAGCGAGCCAGAACTCAAATCGATCGCTGGTTGTCCAATCAAATGCCAAGAAATCCGCGAGCGGCTGAGCAGTTTCAGTTGGTGGATGCGGTTGTTGTGCCAACGCGTTGCGATGCGAGCGAATCGCGAGGAACAGGAGTCGGGCCGGTTCTTCCAAGATCGCTACCGTGCAACTCGATTGACGGACGAAGCATCCCTGCTGGCCTGTGCCGCTTACGTGGATTTGAACCTGATTCGTGCCGCGATGGCGGAAACGCTGGAGCAGAGCGAGCATACGTCGGTGCAAAAACGAATCAAGGCGATGAAAAGTGAGTCACCAAGCGAAGACAAGCCGGATGCTTTCTTGGCACCTCTGTCGATCGATGAGCAGCTTGATCCCGTAGGTCCCTGTGCTAGCGACAGCGGCAAGCGTTGTAGTGATAAAGGCTTCTTACCGATTTCGCTCGTGGATTACTTGAAGCTACTCGATTGGACAGCTCGGCAAGTGGCGCCGGGCAAACGCGGAGTGACGCCTTCGGCTGCACCACCGATTTTGGTTCGGTTGGGACTCGAGCAAGCGACTTGGTGCGAACTGGTGAAGGACTTTGGGAAATTGTTCTGCAGCATTGCTGGACGCCCCGAAAGTGTCGATTCGATGCGTTGTCACCGCACGCACCGCCGCTACCATCTCCGCCGCCGCGCTCGCGAGCTATTGACGCTCCCGGACTGA
- a CDS encoding transposase, translated as MADSLPETAWKRLDRSVKSSPDKVERAKRANEKEKIVQVNGYKNQRLTGESYAEFEYRPTACTQRYRMIVVRKDIDVTTGQLLLRSEQRYFFYITNESASEVSAREVIRASNQRCDQENTISQLKGCGALNAPLNDLVSNMAYMLFASLSWTLKIWSGLLIRVQGNESQKRVRRQARNRILRMEYWTYLNSLMLLPAQVIRSSRQRVFRLLTYRPSVDLLMTMHDHISLPLRC; from the coding sequence ATGGCTGATTCCCTGCCAGAAACGGCATGGAAACGTCTTGATCGATCTGTGAAAAGTTCGCCTGACAAGGTCGAGCGAGCCAAACGAGCCAACGAGAAAGAAAAGATTGTGCAAGTCAACGGTTACAAGAATCAGCGACTCACTGGCGAGAGCTACGCAGAGTTCGAGTATCGCCCGACGGCATGCACACAGCGTTACCGGATGATTGTCGTTCGCAAAGACATCGATGTGACCACCGGCCAACTGCTACTGCGATCTGAACAGCGTTACTTCTTCTATATCACCAATGAAAGTGCATCGGAGGTATCGGCAAGAGAAGTCATTCGTGCGAGCAACCAGAGATGTGACCAAGAGAATACGATTAGTCAACTGAAAGGATGCGGCGCTCTGAACGCTCCGCTGAATGACCTTGTAAGCAACATGGCGTACATGTTGTTCGCGTCGTTGTCTTGGACCCTGAAGATCTGGAGCGGACTTTTGATCCGTGTCCAAGGAAATGAATCACAGAAACGGGTTCGCCGTCAGGCACGCAATCGCATCTTGCGAATGGAATATTGGACGTACCTCAATAGTTTGATGCTACTTCCAGCGCAGGTGATTCGCTCATCGCGTCAACGAGTTTTTAGGTTGCTAACGTATCGACCCAGTGTCGATCTTTTGATGACGATGCACGATCACATCTCGCTCCCGCTTCGTTGTTGA
- a CDS encoding DUF4357 domain-containing protein: protein MEVAPSGASLVNPQREKLLSAGIIEERDGDYYFTQDYLFNAPSTAAAFVLGRNANGWVEWKDKNDATLSELHRDTITTDEDA, encoded by the coding sequence ATGGAAGTCGCACCTTCGGGAGCGTCGTTAGTAAATCCCCAACGGGAAAAGTTACTCTCGGCAGGCATCATAGAAGAGCGTGATGGCGACTACTACTTCACGCAAGATTACCTTTTCAATGCACCCAGTACCGCTGCCGCTTTCGTCCTTGGCCGAAATGCAAACGGTTGGGTCGAATGGAAAGACAAAAACGACGCAACGCTAAGCGAATTGCATCGCGATACAATTACGACGGACGAAGACGCGTAA
- a CDS encoding tyrosine-type recombinase/integrase produces MLIRRTKKLYGNTEAAKFGYVQFEAIRQGMVEEGHSRGYVNETMGRLVRVFRWSASRGLVTPTVPQALGMIESLRKGRTKAPDYDPIRPVEPEVIAKTLQHLPEVVADMVRFQQAVGCRPAEVCMIKPCMVDRSNDVWEIHLDQHKTAHKGKQRVIYVGPRGQAILIEYLLRPANQHCFDPRESEKKRRAARTAARKTPPNAGNKVGSVKTKNRKRPPRQSYDTNSYRRAISRACDKAFPVPEGMDEDQAAQWRKNHRWSPNRVRHTFGTEVRRTEGLEAASLLLGHSDLEVTKIYAEKDRQKAIAAARKVG; encoded by the coding sequence TTGCTGATTCGCAGAACCAAGAAACTGTACGGCAATACAGAGGCGGCCAAATTCGGTTACGTTCAGTTTGAGGCGATCCGGCAAGGCATGGTCGAAGAGGGCCATTCGCGAGGCTACGTTAACGAGACCATGGGTCGCCTAGTCCGGGTCTTCCGTTGGTCAGCGTCACGCGGTTTGGTAACGCCAACGGTCCCGCAGGCCTTGGGGATGATCGAATCCTTACGCAAAGGACGGACGAAGGCGCCGGATTACGATCCTATCCGACCGGTTGAGCCGGAAGTCATCGCAAAGACGCTACAGCACTTGCCCGAAGTCGTCGCCGATATGGTGCGATTCCAGCAAGCCGTTGGCTGTCGCCCTGCCGAAGTTTGCATGATTAAACCATGCATGGTCGACCGATCGAACGATGTTTGGGAAATCCATCTTGACCAGCATAAGACCGCGCACAAGGGCAAGCAGCGGGTAATTTACGTTGGGCCGCGAGGTCAAGCGATCCTGATTGAGTATCTATTGCGGCCCGCAAACCAACACTGTTTTGACCCGAGGGAATCCGAGAAAAAACGCCGAGCCGCCCGCACAGCCGCTCGCAAAACACCACCGAATGCGGGCAACAAAGTTGGAAGCGTGAAGACGAAGAACCGCAAGAGACCGCCGCGACAATCCTACGACACGAACTCTTACCGCCGCGCAATTTCGCGAGCTTGCGACAAGGCGTTTCCCGTACCAGAGGGGATGGACGAAGACCAGGCCGCACAATGGCGAAAGAATCATCGCTGGTCACCAAACCGGGTTCGTCACACATTTGGAACCGAAGTGCGTCGCACCGAGGGCCTAGAAGCTGCATCGTTGCTACTCGGGCACAGCGATCTTGAGGTCACAAAGATTTATGCCGAGAAGGACCGTCAAAAGGCAATCGCCGCCGCAAGGAAGGTGGGCTAA
- a CDS encoding tyrosine-type recombinase/integrase, producing the protein MPRKRKLTFQKGTRGRKGRWKKIYKGTNYYLGQGKSQSDIEGYQAALARWEEIKAQLDSRASVAEPPKQKVYDDTIREWELVLAWSVQYAHDDTAEEARSKIADLRSRRDLKKPPPIEEEDRFFGWTESLYCFQHELLNEAKVSLARQVPEELAEAFKTSFKSYGPLPLTPVADDRFYENLFRDEEVRWKDRIENQKKLMGALESNTLEFWVQSYITKQHQRVDAKALSAGRYSSIKAALDRFQSWAGGQSAVDTICARTLTQFHSHLLQLISKDQCAPAYARDIVTVVRSLVRWLWEQDAIENLPKNIDSTELRICRKSTTPQTFEIDEVMTLLQTTSDRSRLYVLLALNCGMTQKDISDLCSEDINWQARTITRKRSKTQHHESVPTVTYRLWPETLSLLLQERGTNPEILLPNRNGNRLLSMVIRPNGTYSKTDNIKNAYERALRRMPFKKPFKLLRKTSATLISADKRFRGLDQLFLGHAPSTVAERHYVAIDKNALNEALSYLREKYKIASIDTDK; encoded by the coding sequence ATGCCACGAAAGCGGAAATTAACTTTTCAAAAAGGGACACGCGGGCGCAAGGGACGCTGGAAAAAGATTTACAAAGGAACCAATTACTATCTAGGCCAAGGGAAATCACAATCGGACATTGAGGGCTATCAAGCGGCCTTGGCTCGCTGGGAGGAGATCAAAGCTCAGCTCGATAGTAGAGCATCCGTGGCCGAACCGCCAAAACAAAAAGTCTACGATGATACGATTCGTGAATGGGAATTAGTCTTGGCGTGGTCAGTCCAGTACGCTCACGATGACACTGCTGAGGAAGCAAGAAGTAAAATCGCAGATCTTCGCAGCCGCCGGGATCTCAAAAAGCCTCCGCCGATTGAAGAAGAAGATCGTTTTTTTGGCTGGACTGAAAGCTTGTATTGTTTTCAACATGAATTACTTAATGAAGCTAAAGTTTCGCTTGCTCGTCAAGTACCCGAGGAATTAGCTGAGGCATTTAAAACAAGTTTTAAATCCTATGGGCCACTTCCACTCACGCCAGTGGCGGATGATAGGTTTTACGAAAACCTTTTTCGAGATGAAGAAGTGCGGTGGAAGGATCGAATTGAAAACCAAAAAAAACTGATGGGGGCGCTGGAATCAAATACTCTTGAATTTTGGGTGCAAAGCTATATTACGAAGCAGCACCAACGGGTCGATGCCAAGGCTCTTTCTGCTGGACGATACAGCAGTATCAAAGCCGCGCTGGACCGCTTTCAAAGTTGGGCAGGTGGCCAATCCGCTGTCGATACCATTTGCGCTCGAACGCTCACGCAGTTTCACAGCCATCTCCTCCAATTGATATCGAAGGATCAGTGTGCCCCGGCTTATGCACGTGATATTGTCACCGTGGTTCGTTCCTTAGTTCGTTGGCTTTGGGAACAGGATGCAATCGAAAATCTGCCCAAGAACATCGATTCAACGGAACTAAGAATTTGTCGCAAATCAACGACGCCGCAAACCTTTGAGATCGATGAGGTCATGACATTGTTACAGACCACGTCAGACAGATCGCGACTTTATGTTCTGCTCGCATTGAACTGCGGCATGACTCAAAAGGATATTTCGGACCTTTGCTCCGAAGACATCAATTGGCAAGCCAGAACGATTACACGAAAACGAAGCAAAACACAGCATCACGAAAGTGTCCCCACTGTTACCTACCGTCTGTGGCCGGAGACGCTGTCCTTGCTTCTCCAAGAGCGAGGTACCAACCCCGAGATTTTACTTCCCAATCGCAATGGTAACCGACTCCTGAGCATGGTCATTCGACCGAACGGGACGTATTCGAAAACCGATAACATAAAAAATGCGTATGAACGAGCCTTACGCCGGATGCCTTTCAAGAAACCCTTCAAGCTGCTTCGAAAAACGTCAGCGACGCTGATTTCGGCCGACAAAAGATTTCGCGGTCTTGACCAACTATTCCTCGGGCATGCACCGAGCACTGTCGCCGAACGCCACTACGTTGCAATCGATAAAAATGCCCTAAACGAGGCACTGAGCTACCTTCGGGAAAAATACAAAATCGCTTCAATTGATACGGATAAGTAA
- a CDS encoding DUF1257 domain-containing protein: protein MSHIVQIEAQVRDPVAIRAACSRLQLPEPHLGSAKLFSGLREGWIVQLSGWRYPVVCNCNSGQVDFDNYEGHWGARSRLDAFLQRYAVEKTLIEARRQGHSVVEQSLADGSVKLTVNVAGGAS from the coding sequence GTGTCACATATTGTGCAAATCGAGGCTCAGGTGCGTGATCCAGTTGCGATACGAGCGGCTTGCTCGCGGTTGCAATTGCCGGAGCCACACTTGGGCTCGGCTAAGCTTTTTAGTGGGCTTCGGGAAGGCTGGATCGTTCAGCTTTCGGGTTGGCGGTATCCGGTGGTTTGCAATTGCAATAGCGGCCAAGTCGATTTCGATAATTACGAAGGCCACTGGGGCGCGCGATCGCGACTTGATGCGTTCCTGCAGCGATACGCTGTTGAAAAAACCTTGATCGAAGCTCGTAGGCAAGGGCACTCGGTGGTTGAGCAGTCCCTTGCCGATGGGAGCGTGAAGCTGACCGTCAACGTCGCAGGAGGTGCATCATGA
- a CDS encoding DUF2997 domain-containing protein: MKTIEIIVAPDGNTRAETFGFSGQSCREASRFIESALGKATNETLKPEFHQATGSQQQSTRQ, translated from the coding sequence ATGAAAACGATCGAAATCATCGTTGCACCCGACGGTAACACTCGTGCCGAGACGTTTGGGTTTTCTGGCCAATCCTGCCGGGAGGCTAGCCGGTTTATCGAATCGGCTTTGGGTAAGGCAACAAACGAAACGTTGAAGCCCGAGTTTCATCAGGCGACTGGTTCGCAGCAGCAATCGACGCGTCAGTAG
- a CDS encoding AAA family ATPase translates to MSLNERLSELVRACFSGIWITTHEPHEAITEIANLCRQEQWQCASWNVASGLAVGGQDVPQDATDPLAALRAADAIGGDDQTKILILENFHRFLQSAEIVQAMVKQVLAGKQSRTILIVLAPVVQIPVELEKLMVVVDHELPDRQQLKKIAEEIAVEPGELPDAAELERVLDAAVGLTRIEAENAFSLSLIRESCLAPETLWQQKSQMLTKSGLLKLYRGTDNFSQLGGLDSLKRFTKRALLQPCRSNPLRRPRGVMLLSPPGCGKSAFCKALGKETGRPVLQLDVGCLMGSLVGSTEERTRRALAIADAMAPAILMVDEVEKAFAGSSNGGQNDGGVSSRMLGSFLGWLNDHETDVFVVCTSNNIRQLPPEFSRSERFDGVFFVDLPSREAKDSIWAMYLALFELDSTQRLPDDNDWSGAEIRACCRLAALLDMPVVQSAQNVVPVAVTSSESVDALRQWASGRCLDADRPGVYTASSPKTSNGKRRLARSRPSNN, encoded by the coding sequence ATGTCGCTTAACGAGCGATTGAGCGAACTCGTGCGCGCGTGCTTCTCAGGTATCTGGATCACGACCCACGAACCTCACGAGGCGATTACCGAAATCGCGAACCTCTGCCGACAAGAGCAGTGGCAGTGTGCTAGTTGGAATGTGGCAAGCGGACTGGCTGTCGGTGGTCAGGACGTGCCGCAAGATGCTACCGATCCACTGGCGGCCCTGCGTGCCGCTGATGCGATCGGGGGCGATGATCAGACCAAAATCTTGATCTTGGAAAACTTTCATCGGTTCTTGCAATCGGCCGAAATCGTGCAGGCGATGGTCAAGCAAGTGCTCGCTGGGAAACAGTCCCGGACGATTCTGATTGTCTTGGCTCCGGTCGTCCAGATCCCGGTCGAACTTGAAAAGCTGATGGTGGTGGTTGACCACGAACTGCCCGATCGCCAACAGTTAAAAAAGATTGCCGAAGAAATCGCTGTCGAACCGGGGGAACTACCGGACGCGGCGGAGCTGGAGCGCGTGCTCGATGCTGCCGTTGGGTTGACTCGTATCGAGGCCGAAAATGCTTTTAGTTTGTCGTTGATCCGTGAGTCTTGCCTTGCACCCGAAACGCTTTGGCAGCAAAAATCGCAAATGCTCACCAAATCAGGTTTGCTGAAACTCTATCGGGGTACTGACAATTTTTCACAGCTCGGTGGACTCGATTCGCTCAAACGATTCACCAAACGGGCACTGCTACAGCCATGCCGTAGCAATCCGTTACGACGGCCTCGCGGCGTGATGCTGTTGTCGCCCCCTGGCTGCGGAAAGAGTGCGTTTTGTAAGGCTCTTGGCAAAGAGACCGGCCGCCCGGTCTTGCAACTCGATGTTGGTTGCTTGATGGGTTCGCTCGTTGGATCGACCGAAGAACGGACTCGCCGGGCGCTAGCGATTGCGGACGCGATGGCTCCGGCGATCTTGATGGTCGATGAAGTCGAAAAAGCGTTTGCGGGCAGCAGTAATGGCGGCCAAAACGACGGCGGTGTTTCGTCTCGGATGCTCGGCTCGTTCCTTGGCTGGCTCAATGACCACGAAACCGACGTTTTCGTGGTTTGCACGTCGAACAATATCCGACAACTGCCGCCGGAATTCTCTCGTTCGGAACGCTTCGATGGTGTGTTCTTTGTCGACTTGCCATCGCGTGAAGCCAAAGACTCCATCTGGGCAATGTATTTGGCCCTGTTCGAGTTGGATTCAACTCAGCGGCTACCCGACGACAACGATTGGTCTGGAGCTGAGATCCGAGCCTGCTGCCGCTTGGCTGCCCTGTTGGACATGCCGGTCGTTCAGTCCGCCCAGAACGTCGTGCCAGTAGCGGTGACGTCGTCCGAATCAGTCGATGCACTGCGTCAGTGGGCATCGGGGCGCTGTCTCGATGCAGATCGGCCAGGCGTGTACACAGCCAGTTCGCCTAAGACCAGCAACGGCAAACGACGGCTTGCTCGGTCACGGCCTTCCAACAACTAA
- a CDS encoding molybdopterin converting factor, protein MKILLINNDGAGFANYVEVADNTTVSELFDQRVGSGKEHNYLIRVNRLPSAADQQLCEGDRISITPNKIEGAA, encoded by the coding sequence ATGAAGATTCTTCTCATTAACAACGACGGTGCCGGCTTCGCCAACTATGTCGAAGTCGCTGACAACACGACCGTCAGTGAACTGTTTGACCAGCGTGTCGGCTCTGGCAAAGAACACAACTATTTGATCCGAGTTAACCGATTACCCTCGGCAGCGGACCAGCAGCTTTGCGAGGGCGACCGAATTTCGATCACACCGAACAAGATCGAAGGAGCGGCATAA
- a CDS encoding HesA/MoeB/ThiF family protein, which yields MTISTDRFSRQSALVPIDRMKSKLVTVIGVGAIGRQVALQLASLGVRRLQLIDFDTVESTNVTTQGYLASDVGVSKVLATKLAIERIDSAIEIDMIIDRYRRSQQVGQVIFCCVDSITARSAIWRSLRDQVVLFVDGRMLGEVIRILTADSDSSAEYYATTLFAAAEAQQGACTSHGTIYTASIAAGLMVQQFTRWLRDLPTDRDLSCNLLASELVVH from the coding sequence ATGACGATTTCCACCGACCGTTTTTCGCGGCAGTCGGCACTCGTACCGATCGACCGCATGAAGAGCAAGCTAGTCACCGTGATCGGTGTCGGTGCAATCGGTCGGCAAGTCGCACTGCAACTTGCGTCGCTCGGTGTTCGTCGCTTGCAACTGATTGACTTTGACACCGTCGAGTCAACCAACGTCACCACACAAGGCTATCTGGCTTCGGATGTCGGCGTCAGCAAAGTGCTAGCCACGAAACTGGCTATCGAACGGATCGACTCTGCGATCGAGATTGACATGATTATCGATCGCTATCGCCGTAGCCAGCAAGTGGGTCAGGTGATCTTCTGCTGTGTCGACTCGATTACGGCTCGGTCTGCCATTTGGCGAAGCCTGCGGGACCAAGTCGTACTCTTCGTTGACGGTCGGATGTTGGGCGAGGTGATCCGCATCCTGACGGCCGATAGCGACTCGTCAGCCGAATACTACGCTACGACGCTATTCGCCGCTGCGGAGGCCCAGCAGGGAGCCTGCACGTCGCATGGCACGATCTACACCGCATCAATCGCAGCAGGGCTGATGGTCCAGCAGTTTACACGCTGGCTACGCGATCTGCCCACGGATCGTGACCTGTCGTGCAACCTTCTCGCCAGTGAACTTGTCGTTCACTGA